In the genome of Carnobacterium pleistocenium FTR1, one region contains:
- a CDS encoding branched-chain amino acid aminotransferase: MMNTVDIDWKNLGFNYIKTDQRYISYWKAGSWDEGTLSEDNQVHISEGSTALHYGQTVFEGMKAYRTKDGSINLFRADQNAERMQRSCRRLMMPTIPTDVFIEAVRKVVKANEKYIPPYGTGGSLYLRPYMIGIGDNIGVKPAEEYLFSIFCMPVGAYFKGGLTPSNFVVSDYDRAAGNGTGAAKVGGNYGGSLLPGAEAHKRNFSDAIYLDPTTHTKIEEVGAANFFGITEDNKFVTPLSPSILPSITKYSLLYLASERLGLDVVEREVFIDRLDEFKEAGACGTAAVISPIGGIQYKEEFHVFYSETETGPVTKKLYDELTGIQYGDIEAPEGWIIKV, from the coding sequence ATGATGAATACAGTAGATATCGATTGGAAAAATTTAGGTTTCAACTATATTAAAACAGATCAACGCTACATTTCTTATTGGAAAGCTGGAAGTTGGGATGAAGGAACGTTATCTGAGGATAATCAAGTGCATATCAGTGAAGGATCAACAGCATTACACTATGGGCAAACAGTTTTTGAAGGCATGAAAGCTTATCGAACAAAAGATGGTTCAATCAATTTATTTAGAGCAGATCAAAATGCTGAACGCATGCAACGTAGCTGTAGGCGTTTAATGATGCCAACCATACCTACTGACGTATTTATCGAAGCAGTAAGAAAAGTTGTAAAAGCAAACGAAAAATACATTCCACCATATGGCACAGGAGGTTCATTATATCTTCGCCCCTATATGATTGGGATCGGCGATAATATAGGAGTGAAGCCGGCAGAAGAATATTTATTTTCTATTTTTTGTATGCCAGTAGGAGCTTACTTTAAGGGTGGATTGACTCCATCAAACTTTGTCGTTTCTGATTATGATAGAGCAGCAGGTAACGGAACGGGTGCAGCAAAAGTTGGCGGAAATTATGGGGGTAGTTTACTTCCAGGGGCAGAAGCGCATAAACGTAATTTTAGTGACGCCATTTATTTAGACCCAACGACCCATACGAAAATAGAAGAAGTAGGGGCAGCGAATTTCTTTGGAATCACAGAAGATAATAAATTTGTTACTCCGTTATCTCCATCTATATTGCCTAGCATTACAAAATACTCATTGCTGTATCTTGCGAGTGAACGTTTAGGGTTGGATGTTGTTGAAAGAGAAGTTTTTATTGATCGATTAGATGAATTTAAAGAAGCTGGAGCTTGTGGAACAGCGGCTGTGATTTCACCAATTGGCGGAATCCAATATAAAGAAGAGTTTCACGTTTTTTATAGTGAAACTGAAACAGGACCAGTTACGAAAAAACTATATGATGAATTAACAGGGATTCAGTATGGGGACATAGAAGCACCAGAAGGTTGGATCATAAAAGTATAA
- the tuf gene encoding elongation factor Tu — protein sequence MAKEKYNRNKPHVNVGTIGHVDHGKTTLTAAITTVLAKRGFVSTATDYASIDGAPEERERGITINTSHVEYETAERHYAHVDCPGHADYVKNMITGAAQMDGAILVVSAADGPMPQTREHILLSRQVGVPYIVVFLNKVDMVDDEELLELVEMEVRDLLSEYDFPGDDTPVIAGSALKALEGVEEYEDKIMELMDAVDSYIPTPERDTDKPFMMPVEDVFSITGRGTVATGRVETGQIKVGEEVEIIGIHEATTKSTVTGVEMFRKMLDFAQAGDNIGALLRGVAREDIQRGQVLAKPGSITPHTKFTGEVYILSKEEGGRHTPFFANYRPQFYFRTTDVTGVVELPEGTEMVMPGDNVSISVELIAPIAIDPGTKFTIREGGRTVGAGVVATIEA from the coding sequence ATGGCAAAAGAAAAATATAATCGTAACAAACCCCATGTTAACGTTGGTACTATTGGACACGTTGACCATGGTAAAACAACTTTAACTGCTGCAATTACAACTGTATTAGCTAAAAGAGGTTTCGTAAGTACTGCAACTGACTACGCTTCAATTGATGGAGCTCCGGAAGAACGCGAACGTGGAATCACAATCAACACATCTCACGTTGAATACGAAACTGCAGAACGTCACTATGCTCACGTAGATTGCCCAGGACATGCTGACTATGTTAAAAACATGATCACCGGTGCTGCACAAATGGATGGAGCTATCTTAGTAGTATCTGCTGCTGATGGTCCAATGCCACAAACTCGTGAACACATTCTATTGTCTCGCCAAGTTGGTGTTCCATACATCGTTGTTTTCTTAAACAAAGTTGACATGGTTGATGATGAAGAATTACTTGAATTAGTTGAAATGGAAGTTCGTGACTTATTGTCAGAATACGATTTCCCAGGCGACGACACTCCAGTTATTGCTGGTTCAGCTCTTAAAGCTCTTGAAGGCGTTGAAGAATACGAAGATAAAATCATGGAATTAATGGATGCTGTAGATTCTTACATTCCAACTCCAGAACGCGATACTGATAAACCATTCATGATGCCAGTTGAGGATGTATTCTCAATTACTGGACGTGGAACTGTTGCTACCGGACGTGTAGAAACTGGACAAATCAAAGTCGGTGAAGAAGTTGAAATCATCGGAATTCATGAAGCAACTACTAAATCAACAGTTACTGGTGTTGAAATGTTCCGTAAAATGTTAGACTTTGCTCAAGCAGGGGACAACATTGGTGCATTATTACGTGGGGTTGCTCGTGAAGACATCCAACGTGGACAAGTATTAGCTAAACCAGGTTCAATTACTCCACATACAAAATTTACTGGTGAAGTTTATATCTTATCTAAAGAAGAAGGTGGACGTCATACTCCATTCTTCGCTAACTACCGCCCACAATTTTACTTCCGTACAACTGACGTAACTGGTGTTGTTGAGTTACCAGAAGGTACTGAAATGGTTATGCCAGGAGACAACGTTTCAATCAGCGTTGAATTGATTGCACCAATCGCTATCGACCCAGGTACTAAATTCACTATTCGTGAAGGTGGACGTACTGTTGGAGCCGGCGTTGTAGCTACAATCGAAGCTTAA
- the rpsJ gene encoding 30S ribosomal protein S10, which translates to MAKQKIRIRLKAYEHRILDQAAEKIVETAKRTGASVSGPIPLPTERTLYTVIRATHKYKDSREQFEMLTHKRVIDIVNPTSKTVDALTKLDLPSGVDIEIKL; encoded by the coding sequence ATGGCAAAACAAAAGATTCGTATCCGCTTGAAAGCATATGAACATCGTATCTTAGATCAAGCAGCGGAAAAGATTGTAGAAACAGCAAAAAGAACTGGTGCTAGTGTATCTGGTCCAATTCCATTGCCAACAGAAAGAACTCTTTATACAGTGATCCGTGCGACTCACAAATATAAAGATTCTCGTGAACAATTTGAAATGCTTACACACAAACGTGTGATTGATATTGTTAATCCAACATCAAAAACTGTTGATGCTTTAACAAAACTAGACTTACCGTCTGGCGTAGATATCGAAATCAAGCTTTAA
- the fusA gene encoding elongation factor G — MAKREFSLHNTRNIGIMAHIDAGKTTTTERVLYYTGKIHKIGETHEGASQMDWMEQEQERGITITSAATTAAWKGYRVNIIDTPGHVDFTVEVERSLRVLDGAVALLDAQSGVEPQTETVWRQATTYGVPRIVFVNKMDKTGADFIYSVGTILDRLQANAHPIQLPIGAEDNFTGIIDLITMKAEIYTNDLGTDIREEEIPEEYVELANEWRTKLIEGAADTDEALMEKYLEGEEISEEELKNAIRKATLKVEFYPVLCGSAFKNKGVQMMLDAVIDYLPSPLDVAAIQGVLPDSEETAERHADDSEPFSALAFKVMTDPYVGRLTFFRVYSGTLQAGSYVQNSTKGKRERVGRILQMHANSRSEIPEVFAGDIAAAVGLKNTTTGDTLCDEKDQVILESMDFPEPVIQVAIEPKSKADQDKMGVALQKLAEEDPTFRAETDHETGETIIAGMGELHLDIIVDRMRREFNVEASVGAPQVSYRETFRGSTKAEGKFVRQSGGKGQYGHVWIEFSPNEEGKGFEFEDAIVGGTVPREYIPAVKAGLEASLDNGVLAGYPLVDIKAKLYDGSYHDVDSNETAFKVAASMALKNASKKANPVILEPMMGVEITIPEDYLGDVMGHISARRGRIEGSEARGNTTIVKGMIPLAEMFGYATALRSATQGRGTFSMTFDHYEDVPKSISEEIIKKNGGSAS; from the coding sequence ATGGCAAAAAGAGAATTTTCTCTACACAATACCCGTAATATTGGAATCATGGCTCATATTGATGCTGGTAAAACAACAACAACTGAACGTGTTCTTTATTACACTGGTAAAATCCATAAAATTGGTGAAACCCATGAGGGTGCTTCACAAATGGACTGGATGGAACAAGAACAAGAACGTGGTATTACGATTACATCTGCTGCAACAACAGCTGCTTGGAAAGGCTATCGCGTAAACATCATCGATACTCCAGGTCACGTTGACTTCACGGTTGAAGTTGAACGTTCTCTACGTGTTTTAGATGGTGCTGTTGCTTTACTTGATGCACAATCAGGTGTTGAGCCTCAAACTGAAACAGTTTGGCGTCAAGCAACAACTTATGGTGTACCTCGTATTGTATTTGTAAACAAAATGGATAAAACCGGTGCAGACTTCATATATTCTGTTGGAACGATCCTTGACCGTTTACAAGCAAACGCTCATCCAATTCAATTGCCAATCGGTGCCGAAGATAACTTCACTGGTATTATTGACTTGATTACGATGAAAGCTGAAATTTATACAAATGATTTAGGAACAGATATCCGCGAGGAAGAAATCCCTGAAGAATACGTAGAATTAGCAAATGAATGGCGTACAAAATTAATCGAAGGTGCTGCAGATACAGATGAAGCTTTGATGGAGAAATATCTTGAAGGTGAAGAAATTTCTGAAGAAGAATTGAAAAATGCTATCCGAAAAGCAACACTTAAAGTTGAATTTTACCCAGTTCTATGTGGTTCAGCATTTAAAAACAAAGGTGTTCAAATGATGCTTGATGCAGTCATTGACTACCTACCGTCACCACTTGATGTAGCAGCAATCCAAGGAGTCTTACCAGATTCTGAAGAAACTGCAGAACGTCATGCTGATGACAGCGAACCATTCTCAGCATTGGCATTTAAAGTTATGACTGACCCGTATGTAGGGCGTTTAACTTTCTTCCGTGTTTATTCTGGTACGTTACAAGCAGGATCTTATGTACAAAACTCAACTAAAGGAAAACGTGAACGTGTAGGACGTATCTTACAAATGCATGCGAACTCTCGTAGCGAAATTCCTGAAGTGTTTGCTGGAGATATTGCAGCGGCTGTTGGTTTGAAAAATACAACAACTGGTGACACTTTGTGTGATGAAAAAGACCAAGTGATTTTAGAATCAATGGACTTCCCAGAACCAGTTATCCAAGTAGCTATTGAACCAAAATCAAAAGCTGACCAAGATAAAATGGGTGTTGCGTTACAAAAACTTGCTGAAGAAGATCCAACTTTCCGTGCTGAAACTGACCACGAAACTGGCGAAACAATTATTGCCGGTATGGGTGAGTTACACTTAGACATCATTGTTGACCGTATGAGACGTGAATTCAATGTTGAAGCTAGTGTTGGTGCTCCACAAGTTTCTTATCGTGAAACATTCCGTGGTTCTACTAAAGCTGAAGGTAAATTCGTTCGTCAATCAGGTGGTAAAGGTCAATACGGTCACGTATGGATCGAATTCTCTCCTAATGAAGAAGGAAAAGGCTTTGAGTTTGAAGATGCAATCGTTGGTGGTACTGTTCCTCGTGAATATATCCCAGCAGTAAAAGCTGGATTGGAAGCTTCATTAGACAACGGAGTTCTTGCTGGATATCCATTAGTTGATATTAAAGCAAAACTTTATGATGGTTCATACCATGATGTCGATTCAAATGAAACGGCCTTTAAAGTTGCTGCTTCAATGGCATTGAAAAATGCTTCTAAAAAAGCAAATCCGGTTATCTTAGAGCCTATGATGGGCGTTGAAATTACAATTCCTGAAGATTATTTGGGAGACGTAATGGGACACATCTCTGCTCGTCGTGGACGTATCGAAGGTTCTGAAGCTCGTGGAAATACTACTATTGTAAAAGGTATGATTCCATTAGCAGAAATGTTCGGTTATGCAACTGCATTACGTTCAGCAACACAAGGTCGCGGTACTTTCTCAATGACATTTGATCATTATGAAGATGTACCAAAATCTATCTCTGAAGAAATCATCAAGAAAAATGGCGGATCAGCTAGTTAA